One window from the genome of Thermoleophilia bacterium encodes:
- the nuoL gene encoding NADH-quinone oxidoreductase subunit L, translated as MSAATWGWLVLLFPLLGSVLIGFTFRKIPPKAAGAIGIGAIAAAFLCGIGALIAIQGEPSESRHVASSLWEYATIGDFKIDLGIYVDPLSVFMVLVVTGVSTLIHIYSFSYMQSDEGYHRFFSYLNFFVFSMLLLVLAGNFVLLIVGWAFVGFASYALISYWYRRETATKAGMKAFVINVIGDVGLYIAAILIFRELGTVDYGAVFEKAPDAFQANEWSIVAICLCLLVGAFAKSAQMPFHTWLADAMEGPTPVSALIHAATMVTAGVYLIARTHPLFELAPTAADISAFVGLATLLIAGTIAVVVVDLKRIIAYSTMSQIGYMVVGVSIGAYSAGLFHLMTHAFFKALLFMAAGSIISAMANMQNIDRMKGFGKAMPFTSAMLIIGAFALAAFPGTSGWFSKDEIIDYASFRGGIYEVMAVGMLIGAFLTAIYSYRILFRILPGKPCDEAQYLIDNGHVIHGKPRNPHTLEPEDTEVGYPGKEHHIAEQAPGMKIGMAVLGFLALVGGLLQVPGVDEVVTNFLEPTFEAAPLSHIHPTTHEAWLGLTKGGIISVFGLFVAWVAYMKKPGIPPALQKRFPGVHSLLFNKWYFDEIIDFLIVNPVKAFGRFSSNVFERYVIDGLTSGTAGVIRSAGGTVRDLQSGLLRGYAVLMLFGVVGLILYFLIRSI; from the coding sequence ATGAGCGCGGCAACCTGGGGGTGGCTCGTCCTGCTCTTCCCGCTGCTCGGCTCGGTACTGATCGGGTTCACCTTCCGGAAGATCCCGCCGAAGGCTGCCGGAGCGATCGGGATCGGCGCGATCGCCGCCGCCTTCCTCTGCGGCATCGGTGCCCTGATTGCTATCCAGGGCGAGCCATCCGAGTCGCGTCACGTCGCTTCGAGCCTCTGGGAGTACGCGACAATCGGTGATTTCAAGATCGACCTCGGCATCTATGTCGATCCGCTTTCAGTCTTCATGGTGCTCGTCGTCACCGGCGTCTCGACCCTCATCCACATCTACTCCTTCTCGTACATGCAGTCGGACGAGGGTTATCACCGGTTTTTCAGCTACCTCAACTTCTTCGTATTCTCGATGTTGCTGCTGGTGCTGGCCGGCAACTTCGTCCTGCTGATCGTCGGCTGGGCTTTCGTCGGTTTCGCCTCGTACGCGTTGATCAGCTACTGGTACCGCCGCGAAACCGCGACCAAGGCCGGCATGAAGGCATTTGTGATCAACGTGATCGGCGACGTCGGGCTTTACATCGCGGCGATCCTCATTTTTCGCGAGCTCGGAACGGTCGACTACGGTGCGGTTTTCGAAAAGGCGCCCGATGCCTTCCAGGCGAACGAGTGGAGCATCGTCGCGATCTGCCTCTGCCTGCTGGTCGGCGCCTTCGCGAAGTCTGCGCAGATGCCGTTCCACACCTGGCTCGCCGACGCCATGGAAGGCCCGACCCCGGTCTCCGCACTGATCCACGCGGCGACCATGGTCACCGCCGGCGTCTACCTGATCGCCCGGACCCACCCCCTGTTCGAACTGGCTCCGACCGCGGCCGACATCTCCGCCTTCGTCGGCCTGGCGACCTTGCTGATTGCCGGCACGATCGCGGTCGTCGTGGTCGACCTCAAGCGGATCATCGCCTACTCGACCATGAGTCAGATCGGCTACATGGTCGTCGGCGTTTCGATCGGCGCCTACTCGGCCGGCCTCTTCCACCTGATGACCCACGCCTTCTTCAAGGCCCTGCTCTTCATGGCGGCCGGTTCGATCATCTCGGCGATGGCCAACATGCAGAACATCGACCGGATGAAGGGCTTCGGCAAGGCGATGCCGTTCACCTCGGCAATGCTGATCATCGGTGCCTTCGCGCTGGCCGCCTTCCCCGGTACCTCGGGCTGGTTCTCCAAGGACGAGATCATCGACTACGCCAGTTTCCGCGGCGGGATCTACGAAGTAATGGCGGTTGGGATGCTGATCGGCGCCTTCCTCACCGCGATCTACTCCTACCGGATCCTCTTCCGGATCCTGCCGGGCAAGCCCTGCGACGAGGCCCAGTACCTGATCGACAACGGCCACGTGATTCACGGTAAACCCAGGAATCCGCACACCCTCGAACCCGAGGACACGGAAGTCGGGTACCCCGGGAAGGAGCATCACATCGCGGAGCAGGCCCCGGGGATGAAGATCGGCATGGCAGTACTCGGCTTCCTCGCCCTGGTGGGCGGACTGCTCCAGGTCCCCGGGGTGGACGAAGTGGTCACCAATTTCCTGGAGCCGACCTTCGAGGCGGCACCGCTCAGCCACATCCATCCGACGACCCACGAAGCCTGGCTCGGCCTGACTAAGGGCGGCATCATCTCGGTGTTCGGCCTCTTCGTGGCCTGGGTTGCCTACATGAAGAAGCCCGGGATCCCGCCGGCCCTCCAAAAGCGATTCCCGGGCGTTCACTCCCTGCTTTTCAACAAGTGGTACTTCGACGAAATAATCGATTTCCTGATCGTCAACCCGGTAAAGGCGTTTGGTCGTTTCAGCAGCAACGTCTTCGAGCGCTACGTGATCGACGGCCTGACCAGTGGTACGGCCGGCGTGATCCGTTCGGCCGGCGGCACGGTCCGTGACCTCCAGTCCGGCCTGCTGCGCGGCTACGCGGTGCTGATGCTGTTCGGCGTGGTCGGCCTCATTCTCTACTTCCTGATCAGGAGCATCTGA
- the nuoK gene encoding NADH-quinone oxidoreductase subunit NuoK: protein MDIEWYLVLSALLFSIGFIGVLIRRNPVVILLCLELMLGAGALAMLAFSRMLGDQDGQVMVLIVLVVAACEVVVGLGIVVAMFRRRLPLDVDDMKELKG from the coding sequence ATGGACATCGAGTGGTACCTCGTCCTTTCCGCCCTGCTCTTCTCGATCGGGTTCATCGGCGTGCTGATCCGCCGTAACCCGGTGGTCATCCTGCTCTGCCTCGAACTAATGCTGGGTGCCGGCGCCCTGGCGATGCTGGCCTTCAGCCGGATGCTCGGCGACCAGGACGGCCAGGTCATGGTCCTGATCGTGCTCGTCGTGGCCGCCTGCGAAGTTGTGGTCGGCCTCGGAATCGTCGTCGCGATGTTCCGCCGCCGTTTGCCGCTTGACGTCGATGACATGAAGGAGCTCAAGGGATGA
- a CDS encoding NADH-quinone oxidoreductase subunit J: MVEVAFFVGAIGAIGGAVAVVALRNPFYSVLALVVHLVFLAGIFLLLRAQFIAAAQIVVYAGAVMVIYVFVAAYVGGIEEPMFDSSPMLKIIGPILAVALFVEISIAVLGSSLTALSSTGTEEINGGFGTPEAVGKLMLEDFLVAFEAASLLLLVAAVAAIILAGRKKAEKEAA; encoded by the coding sequence GTGGTCGAAGTCGCCTTCTTTGTCGGAGCGATCGGAGCGATCGGCGGTGCCGTCGCCGTGGTCGCCCTGCGCAACCCGTTCTACAGCGTGTTGGCGCTGGTCGTTCACCTCGTCTTCCTGGCCGGGATCTTCCTGCTGCTACGGGCCCAGTTCATCGCCGCCGCCCAGATCGTCGTCTACGCCGGCGCGGTCATGGTCATCTACGTCTTCGTCGCGGCCTACGTCGGCGGGATCGAAGAACCGATGTTCGATTCCTCACCGATGCTGAAGATCATCGGGCCGATCCTGGCCGTGGCGCTGTTCGTCGAGATCTCGATCGCCGTACTCGGCTCGTCCCTGACCGCACTCTCCAGCACTGGGACGGAGGAGATCAATGGTGGTTTCGGCACACCCGAAGCGGTCGGCAAGCTGATGCTCGAGGACTTCCTGGTCGCCTTCGAGGCGGCCTCGCTCCTGCTGCTGGTCGCGGCCGTCGCCGCGATCATCCTCGCCGGGCGCAAAAAGGCAGAAAAGGAAGCCGCCTGA
- the nuoI gene encoding NADH-quinone oxidoreductase subunit NuoI: protein MSIRPEEIKVVPRGPEPGGWGGAYRAFGETLRGLRTTMGRLFDAPVTIQYPEEKTPVYPRFRGRHKLHKFEDSDLEKCVGCSLCAAACPAECIRVVAAENIPGERVSAGERYAAVYEINLSRCIFCGYCEMACPFDAITMGHDYEMADYNRSDLIFTKEMLLAEPIERTPLRGEGE, encoded by the coding sequence ATGAGCATTCGTCCCGAAGAGATCAAAGTCGTCCCGCGCGGCCCCGAACCCGGCGGCTGGGGCGGCGCCTACCGCGCCTTCGGCGAGACGTTGCGCGGGCTGCGCACGACCATGGGCCGGCTGTTCGACGCCCCGGTGACGATCCAGTACCCGGAAGAGAAGACCCCGGTCTACCCGCGCTTCCGCGGCCGCCACAAGCTTCACAAGTTCGAAGACTCGGATCTCGAGAAATGCGTCGGCTGTTCACTTTGCGCCGCCGCCTGCCCGGCCGAATGCATCCGGGTCGTCGCTGCCGAGAACATCCCCGGCGAGCGGGTCTCCGCCGGCGAGCGTTACGCCGCGGTCTACGAGATCAACCTCTCGCGATGCATCTTCTGCGGTTACTGCGAGATGGCCTGTCCGTTCGACGCGATCACCATGGGCCACGACTACGAGATGGCCGACTACAACCGCAGCGACCTGATTTTCACCAAGGAGATGCTGCTGGCCGAGCCGATCGAGCGCACACCACTGAGGGGAGAGGGCGAGTAG
- the nuoH gene encoding NADH-quinone oxidoreductase subunit NuoH has protein sequence MADTSYVEATWILVVKSLIIFIVILSIVPVVLLVERKLLGRFQQRYGPNRVGPYGAIQPLADVGKLLSKQSFRPKGAVPFLYEIAPALSIFSAVITLAILPFGDVQGGWGLYGIDVSIGILYFFAFSSIGFYGLLLGGWASGSKFSFLGAMRSAAQLISYEIAMGLSLLGVVMMAGSLSLVDIVKAQGEIWYVVPQFVGFLIFLVAGFAETNRPPFDLPEADAELVAGYQTEYGGMRFGSYMFAEYMEILIVSGIASTMFLGGWMGPGPAWLDPVWMLAKMLLLTGFFIWIRATLPRFRYDQLMSFGWKILLPLATLNVLVTAILVVVA, from the coding sequence CTGGCCGACACCAGTTACGTCGAGGCGACCTGGATCCTGGTCGTCAAGTCGCTGATCATCTTCATCGTGATCCTCTCGATCGTGCCCGTCGTGCTGCTCGTGGAACGCAAGCTGCTCGGCCGTTTCCAGCAGCGGTACGGACCGAACCGGGTCGGCCCGTATGGCGCAATCCAGCCGCTCGCCGACGTCGGCAAGCTGCTCTCCAAGCAGAGCTTCCGGCCAAAGGGTGCGGTGCCGTTCCTCTACGAGATCGCGCCGGCGCTGAGCATCTTCTCGGCGGTGATCACGCTCGCGATCCTGCCGTTCGGGGACGTGCAGGGCGGCTGGGGCCTCTACGGCATCGATGTGTCGATCGGCATCCTCTACTTCTTCGCCTTCAGCTCGATCGGTTTCTACGGCCTATTGCTAGGCGGCTGGGCCTCAGGCTCGAAGTTCAGCTTCCTCGGAGCGATGCGCTCGGCCGCGCAGCTGATCTCGTACGAAATCGCGATGGGCCTCTCGCTGCTCGGCGTGGTGATGATGGCCGGGTCGCTGTCGCTGGTCGACATCGTCAAGGCCCAGGGTGAGATCTGGTACGTCGTGCCGCAGTTCGTCGGCTTCCTGATCTTCCTGGTCGCCGGCTTCGCCGAGACCAACCGCCCGCCCTTCGACCTGCCCGAAGCCGACGCCGAACTCGTCGCCGGCTACCAGACCGAGTACGGCGGCATGCGTTTCGGCTCGTACATGTTCGCCGAATACATGGAGATCCTGATCGTCTCCGGTATCGCCTCGACCATGTTCCTCGGCGGCTGGATGGGCCCGGGCCCGGCCTGGCTCGATCCGGTCTGGATGCTTGCCAAGATGCTGCTGCTGACCGGATTCTTCATCTGGATCCGGGCAACGCTGCCGCGTTTCCGTTACGACCAGCTGATGAGCTTCGGCTGGAAGATCCTCCTTCCGCTCGCAACCCTCAACGTGCTGGTCACGGCAATTCTGGTGGTAGTCGCATGA
- the nuoG gene encoding NADH-quinone oxidoreductase subunit NuoG produces MAKARPNSITLTIDGREIAANEGAMLVDAAKHGDIEIPVFCYEPKLGQPVGACRMCLVEIEGIPKLQTACSTPVRDGMVVHTQTAQVKEAQNAIVEFLLVNHPLDCPVCDKGGECPLQDISMGWGTDRSRVVDEKRHFEKPVSLSPLIAIDRERCIMCYRCVRFSQEVPEDGQLQILERGDRSFIGTFNDQPYIAPFTGNITELCPVGALTSYTYRFRARPWDIEQGGSVCTLCPGQCNVSFTVRDEQVSRVLARDNEAVDDGWLCDRGRYGFQMMYSADRVLNPYANIDGHPVPASWPEAIEVAATGIQAAGSSVAALVGDASNEEGFILQSLIREGLGSNDIDSRQAPNAGRAARVKLTDPAIQATVVDIDTADVVLMVGTDPIHSAPTFDLRVRKAVRRNGTVLGVATDRPSALDGGATEVDRYAPGQQLAYLRQLTAEVKDGADSGMAALLRQAEHAVIIWGERLGRGNDGPAAIDSLLELTEALGLAAKEDSGLIEIPDISNARGLREVGCLPDSGPGLTEVTNGRDVEEIRAGLESGEVKSLVLFGVDPIRDFPDTEGWRRALENADHVVCFSMTATDSSEYANVVFPTESHAEKDGTVTHTEGRLQRVRPSAERPGDIRPGWLVLAELSAALGHETDIHSGPQALEAITKAVPFYAGLTDKEIGGRGIRWQERPQASAFTTGAATSAGPGVTSGADVPAEEMTPDSASTEATSQGASSGGYSPASVGTDIESGAAVPAEDSMSVAAVKDGLTLGTYRDLWASPVTDLSPALNYLIPAQRLEISVADAKRLGLSRGDVVGVKSGDTEVVAHVAIRGAMPEGTVFLMEGTLEGNANVFSNGVPKQVEIGKPTAPLEVVMAGSDSASDGDQ; encoded by the coding sequence ATGGCAAAAGCCAGGCCCAACTCGATCACCCTGACCATCGACGGCCGAGAGATCGCCGCAAACGAAGGTGCGATGCTGGTCGACGCCGCAAAGCACGGTGACATCGAGATCCCGGTCTTCTGTTATGAGCCGAAGCTCGGACAACCGGTCGGCGCCTGCCGTATGTGCCTGGTCGAGATCGAAGGCATTCCCAAGCTCCAGACCGCCTGTTCGACTCCGGTTCGTGACGGCATGGTCGTCCACACCCAGACAGCGCAGGTCAAAGAGGCGCAGAACGCGATCGTTGAGTTCCTGCTGGTCAACCATCCGCTCGACTGCCCCGTCTGTGACAAGGGCGGCGAGTGTCCGCTCCAGGACATCTCGATGGGATGGGGCACGGACCGCAGTCGCGTGGTCGACGAGAAGCGTCACTTCGAGAAACCGGTCTCATTGTCACCGCTGATCGCGATCGACCGTGAGCGCTGCATCATGTGTTACCGCTGCGTGCGTTTCAGCCAGGAAGTCCCCGAGGACGGCCAGCTCCAGATCCTCGAACGCGGAGATCGCAGTTTCATCGGCACTTTCAACGACCAGCCATACATCGCTCCGTTCACGGGCAACATCACCGAGCTTTGTCCGGTCGGCGCGCTCACCAGCTACACCTACCGTTTCCGGGCCCGCCCCTGGGACATCGAACAGGGCGGCTCGGTCTGCACGCTCTGTCCCGGCCAGTGCAACGTCAGCTTCACCGTGCGCGACGAACAGGTCAGCCGCGTACTCGCCCGCGACAACGAAGCGGTCGACGACGGCTGGCTCTGCGACCGCGGTCGTTACGGGTTCCAGATGATGTACTCGGCCGACCGGGTCCTCAACCCGTACGCGAACATCGACGGGCATCCGGTCCCGGCCTCCTGGCCGGAAGCGATCGAGGTCGCAGCCACCGGAATACAGGCAGCCGGCAGCTCGGTCGCCGCCCTGGTCGGTGATGCCTCGAACGAAGAAGGATTCATCCTGCAGAGTCTGATCCGTGAAGGACTCGGATCGAACGACATCGACAGCCGCCAGGCGCCGAACGCCGGACGCGCGGCGAGGGTAAAGCTCACCGACCCGGCGATCCAGGCCACGGTGGTCGACATCGACACCGCCGATGTCGTGCTCATGGTCGGCACCGACCCGATCCACTCGGCACCGACCTTTGACCTGCGCGTCCGGAAGGCAGTCCGCCGGAACGGCACCGTGCTCGGCGTTGCGACCGACCGGCCGAGCGCCCTCGACGGAGGAGCAACAGAAGTAGACCGTTACGCCCCGGGACAGCAGCTCGCCTACCTGCGCCAGCTGACTGCCGAGGTCAAGGACGGCGCCGACTCCGGCATGGCCGCCCTGCTGCGCCAGGCCGAGCACGCCGTGATCATCTGGGGCGAGCGCCTCGGCCGCGGCAACGACGGCCCCGCGGCGATCGACAGCCTGCTCGAACTGACCGAAGCCCTCGGCCTCGCCGCCAAAGAGGACTCGGGCCTGATCGAAATCCCCGACATCTCAAACGCCAGAGGACTGAGAGAAGTCGGGTGCCTACCTGACTCGGGCCCAGGTCTGACGGAAGTAACAAACGGAAGAGACGTAGAAGAAATCAGGGCCGGACTCGAATCAGGAGAAGTCAAGTCCCTGGTCCTCTTTGGGGTCGATCCAATCCGAGACTTCCCAGACACAGAAGGCTGGCGCCGCGCTCTGGAGAACGCCGACCACGTGGTCTGCTTCTCAATGACAGCAACAGATTCATCCGAATACGCAAACGTAGTCTTCCCAACAGAATCACACGCGGAAAAAGACGGAACAGTCACACACACAGAGGGCCGTCTCCAACGAGTCCGTCCCTCAGCGGAGCGTCCGGGCGACATCCGCCCAGGATGGCTGGTCCTCGCCGAACTGTCAGCAGCCCTCGGCCACGAGACCGACATCCACTCAGGACCACAGGCCCTGGAAGCGATCACAAAGGCAGTCCCCTTCTACGCCGGTCTGACCGACAAGGAAATAGGAGGACGAGGCATCCGTTGGCAGGAACGTCCTCAGGCTTCAGCATTCACCACGGGCGCAGCGACGTCAGCCGGACCGGGCGTCACCTCCGGAGCCGACGTCCCGGCGGAGGAGATGACGCCCGATTCGGCCAGCACAGAGGCAACATCCCAGGGCGCCTCATCCGGCGGATACTCCCCGGCCTCGGTCGGTACCGATATCGAATCTGGAGCCGCCGTCCCGGCGGAAGATTCGATGTCGGTGGCGGCCGTGAAAGATGGGCTGACGCTGGGGACCTACCGAGACCTTTGGGCGAGTCCAGTTACTGATCTCAGTCCTGCCCTTAATTATTTGATCCCAGCGCAGCGACTCGAGATTTCTGTCGCTGATGCGAAGCGTCTTGGGCTGAGTCGAGGCGACGTCGTCGGAGTGAAGTCTGGAGACACCGAAGTCGTCGCTCATGTGGCAATTCGTGGAGCGATGCCCGAAGGGACCGTCTTCCTGATGGAAGGTACCCTGGAAGGCAACGCCAACGTGTTTTCGAATGGCGTGCCGAAGCAGGTCGAGATCGGCAAGCCCACGGCACCGCTGGAAGTCGTCATGGCGGGCAGCGATTCGGCTTCGGACGGAGACCAGTAA
- the nuoF gene encoding NADH-quinone oxidoreductase subunit NuoF yields the protein MLLRHASDPDLHKLETYKSYGGYATQERAYTELEVDWMVDQLEESGLRGRGGAGFPMGKKVSFLPHGDQAKYLCCNADESEPGAFKDRELMQRNPHQLIEGIAIASLAGDIGHAFIFIRGEYDMQGDILDEAVAEAYAAGYLGRNILGSGHDLELVVHRGAGAYICGEETALLDALEGKRGNPRLKPPFPAVQGLYGGPTLINNVETLSNVPHVIANGADWFKSFGTEQSPGTKVVSVSGCVKRPGNYEVELGVPLRGLIYGLAGGPLDGHEIKAFYPGGSSSPVLEPKDIDLPYSFEAMAEAGSMLGSGSIIIADDSVSIPHMALRTARFYHHESCGKCTPCREGTNWTVKMLERVVRGEATPMDLDIISSVQNNIIGNCLCVLGDSMAMPVSSMVNKFREEFEEVIAGAAMSDFPTEPRLVGRPIPVGAQEMSEH from the coding sequence ATCCTGCTGCGCCATGCCAGCGACCCCGACCTTCACAAGCTCGAGACCTACAAGTCCTACGGCGGCTACGCGACCCAGGAGCGGGCCTACACGGAACTCGAAGTCGACTGGATGGTCGACCAGCTCGAGGAGTCCGGCCTGCGCGGCCGCGGCGGCGCCGGTTTCCCGATGGGCAAGAAGGTTTCCTTCCTGCCGCACGGCGACCAGGCCAAGTACCTCTGCTGCAACGCTGACGAGTCCGAACCCGGCGCATTCAAGGACCGCGAGCTGATGCAGCGCAACCCGCACCAGCTGATCGAGGGCATCGCGATCGCCAGCCTCGCCGGCGACATCGGCCACGCCTTCATCTTCATCCGCGGCGAATACGACATGCAGGGCGACATCCTCGACGAGGCTGTCGCCGAGGCCTACGCCGCCGGCTACCTCGGCAGGAACATCCTCGGTTCCGGTCACGACCTCGAGCTGGTCGTCCACCGCGGCGCGGGCGCCTATATATGCGGGGAAGAAACCGCGCTCCTTGATGCATTGGAGGGGAAGCGGGGCAACCCCCGGCTGAAGCCACCGTTCCCGGCGGTCCAGGGCCTCTACGGCGGCCCGACCCTGATCAACAACGTCGAGACGCTCTCCAACGTGCCGCACGTGATCGCGAACGGGGCCGACTGGTTCAAGAGTTTCGGTACCGAGCAGTCGCCCGGCACCAAGGTCGTCTCGGTCTCGGGCTGTGTCAAGCGTCCCGGCAACTACGAAGTCGAGCTCGGCGTTCCGCTGCGCGGCCTGATTTACGGACTCGCCGGCGGACCGCTCGACGGACACGAGATCAAGGCCTTCTATCCGGGTGGATCATCGTCACCGGTGCTGGAGCCGAAGGACATCGACCTGCCTTACAGCTTTGAAGCGATGGCCGAGGCCGGATCGATGCTCGGTTCCGGTTCGATCATCATCGCCGACGACTCGGTTTCGATTCCGCACATGGCGCTGCGTACGGCCCGCTTCTACCACCACGAGTCCTGCGGCAAATGCACTCCGTGCCGCGAGGGAACCAACTGGACCGTGAAGATGCTCGAACGGGTGGTCCGCGGCGAGGCGACGCCGATGGACCTCGACATCATCTCCTCGGTCCAGAACAACATCATCGGCAACTGCCTCTGCGTGCTCGGCGATTCGATGGCGATGCCGGTCAGCTCGATGGTCAACAAATTCCGGGAGGAGTTCGAAGAAGTGATCGCCGGCGCGGCGATGTCGGACTTCCCGACCGAACCGCGCCTCGTCGGCAGGCCGATTCCGGTCGGGGCCCAGGAAATGAGCGAACACTGA
- a CDS encoding NAD(P)H-dependent oxidoreductase subunit E: MDKYIPLEDFVGLELPVDEANTTGRRPLGEPEQIPELSDVNCPDELRQQIETLMDRYPDKDSKEGHKSASIPALWAVQRQYGWCTPEGILQAAAVMKVTPAYLESVASFYDLLRLEPSGTSQVLVCTNISCWMRGGDELLDAFCEASGADRTEAGHGGTLSADGDVMVSGFECLGACDLAPMASVNERFFGPLEPADAKTVIDQLRDGADVLPAKSLAKRPLPGGEQAPADDRTDALKGPNQ; the protein is encoded by the coding sequence ATGGATAAATACATACCCCTCGAAGACTTCGTCGGACTGGAACTGCCGGTCGACGAAGCGAATACGACCGGCCGCCGGCCACTCGGCGAGCCGGAGCAGATTCCGGAGCTCTCCGACGTCAACTGCCCGGACGAACTGCGCCAGCAGATCGAGACTTTGATGGACCGCTACCCGGACAAGGATTCGAAGGAAGGCCACAAGTCGGCTTCGATCCCCGCGCTCTGGGCAGTTCAGCGCCAATACGGCTGGTGTACGCCGGAGGGCATCCTCCAGGCCGCCGCCGTGATGAAGGTGACGCCGGCCTACCTCGAATCGGTCGCTTCCTTCTACGACCTCCTGCGACTCGAGCCCTCCGGCACGAGCCAGGTGCTCGTCTGCACCAACATCTCCTGCTGGATGCGCGGCGGCGACGAACTGCTTGACGCCTTCTGCGAAGCCTCGGGCGCCGATCGGACCGAAGCCGGCCACGGCGGGACGCTTTCGGCCGATGGCGACGTGATGGTCTCCGGCTTCGAATGCCTCGGCGCCTGCGACTTGGCGCCGATGGCTTCGGTCAACGAGCGCTTCTTCGGACCGCTCGAGCCGGCCGACGCGAAGACCGTGATCGACCAGCTGCGCGACGGGGCCGATGTGCTGCCGGCGAAGTCGCTGGCGAAGCGGCCTCTGCCCGGCGGCGAGCAGGCGCCTGCCGATGACCGGACCGACGCCCTGAAAGGACCCAACCAGTGA
- a CDS encoding NADH-quinone oxidoreductase subunit D, translating to MSDFEPELRDEGLTATALKEELAERLPGATIELAPEQEMMTINMGPHHPATHGVLRLIVDLEGEVVKDLKPVVGYVHTGIEKSCETMNYWKVIPFVERMDYLAYFSNMESYCGAVEKLIDLEIPRRAQYLRVLHLELNRLHSHLVWLGTSALDLGAMGVYFYCFRDRDRVLDVFEMSTGQRMHTRYFQIGGVAEDIPTGFEKKVRDLIVTINTGIDQYESLLDRNEIFLMRTKGIGIVSRERLLELGVTGPLLRASGEAWDLRKEENCLCYDEMDFDIPVGTVGDGYDRYRVRLTEMRESLKIIEQCLDGMPEGPWISDDRKYVLPPRAELSTSMESLIHHFKLVTEGFRVAPGEVYNPVESPRGEIGCFILADGSSKPARVHFREPSMVNLQALRDMTIGGYVADLIQTLAMLDPILGGIDR from the coding sequence ATGAGCGACTTCGAACCGGAACTTCGCGACGAGGGCCTGACCGCCACCGCGCTCAAGGAAGAACTCGCCGAACGCCTGCCCGGGGCGACGATCGAACTCGCGCCCGAGCAGGAAATGATGACCATCAACATGGGTCCGCATCACCCCGCGACCCACGGCGTGCTGCGGCTGATCGTCGACCTCGAGGGCGAGGTCGTCAAGGACCTGAAGCCGGTCGTCGGTTACGTCCATACCGGCATCGAGAAGTCCTGCGAGACGATGAACTACTGGAAGGTCATCCCCTTCGTCGAGCGCATGGATTACCTCGCCTACTTCTCCAACATGGAGTCGTACTGCGGTGCGGTCGAGAAGCTGATCGACCTGGAGATCCCGCGCCGGGCGCAGTACCTGCGGGTGCTCCACCTTGAACTGAATCGCCTCCATTCACACTTGGTCTGGCTCGGCACGAGCGCGCTCGACCTCGGCGCGATGGGCGTCTACTTCTATTGCTTCCGTGACCGCGACCGGGTGCTTGACGTCTTCGAGATGTCGACCGGCCAGCGCATGCACACGCGGTACTTCCAGATCGGTGGAGTGGCAGAGGACATCCCGACCGGTTTCGAGAAGAAGGTCCGGGACCTGATCGTCACGATCAACACCGGGATCGACCAGTACGAGTCACTGCTCGACCGCAACGAGATCTTCCTGATGAGGACCAAAGGCATCGGCATCGTCTCCCGCGAACGCCTCCTCGAACTCGGTGTGACCGGACCGCTGCTCCGCGCCTCCGGCGAGGCCTGGGACTTGCGCAAGGAAGAGAACTGCCTCTGTTACGACGAGATGGATTTCGACATTCCGGTAGGCACGGTCGGTGACGGTTACGACCGGTACCGCGTCCGGCTGACCGAGATGCGCGAGTCGCTGAAGATCATCGAGCAGTGCCTGGACGGCATGCCGGAAGGCCCCTGGATCTCGGACGACCGCAAGTACGTACTGCCGCCGCGGGCCGAGCTCTCGACCTCGATGGAATCGCTGATCCACCACTTCAAGCTGGTCACGGAAGGATTCCGCGTGGCTCCGGGCGAGGTCTACAACCCGGTCGAGTCGCCACGTGGCGAGATCGGCTGCTTCATCCTGGCCGACGGCTCCTCGAAGCCGGCGCGGGTCCACTTCCGCGAGCCCTCCATGGTCAACCTGCAGGCCCTGCGTGACATGACGATCGGCGGGTACGTCGCCGACCTGATCCAGACCCTGGCCATGCTCGACCCGATCCTCGGCGGGATCGACCGGTGA